AGGGAGAGGTCATCAGGGGGCAGTGAAACAACACGAAAATAGAAGCACAACACCTTGAAAAAGTATATTTCCAGCATTTTTCACCTTgcaacaaacttcaatgtatttaatttaatttaatttaagaccaacaaaaagtattGCCTAATGCTGGCATGCAAGAAAAATGTTGTATGGATTCTCTGAAGGATTCTACccacaaaaaacataaaaaaaggagTGCATCAGTATTCAGCCCCCAAAATACAGTAATTGTTGTCAAACCACCTTTTCTTACAATTATGGCTGCAAGACGTTTGGGACTGACACACTAGtttctcagggaatgtctgGTTGGAAATCCATGCGTGCAGGTTGCACAGGTCTGTAACTTGAAGGTTTAAAACTATTGTATAGTATTTACTGTGGGCATGAGTGTATCAACGATTCAGTGTTGTAGGTGATACgctacatgcttgctcagtatgagggattgctgcaaagccatcaacaatgcagacgactggccctgtggctctacgctctttcaggaggagtgaatgctgcttgtcaagacttgatgcaatctgctgggtttccttagatggaaaactttttgaccaatctgtatgatttgattgaatttgactttgtaaagtgccttgagatgacgtgttgtgaattaacgctagctatataaataaaattgaattgattaaTTTATGCAAAAGTGGGGTAATATAAAGTGGGGTAAAGGGACTGATATGCAACTTTTTGACTTGGATATGAGTCTTATTAAATCCTAAAGACTTTAAGCTCTTCAGGAAGTAACTGACTTCATGGAAGAAAAAACGTGTGGAAACATTAGGTCATGCTATCTCTAAGTACTATttgtaatctgtgtgcatctAGGACCGTTATCTGTCtcaccaaaaatataatttggtaAAAGATAGTGACAATGAAGAAACTTTATTCTTGATATGTCTCTAACATAtcgagatatatatatatatatatatatatatatatatatatatatatatatatatatatatatatatatatatatatatatatatatatatatatatatatatatatatatatatatacacacacacacacacaaaaatttatttgtgtgtgcTATTTTATCGAGGGTCCTCATGGTGgtgtcagcaccaccaagacacCACGAtgaggatggtgtgttcagggttgtggtaaaaaagttaaatattggtCTGATCTGACCAGGAGATCATCTTCTTTACTGAGTCCCCTAAATGGCTTGTAACTAACTGCTAGGAGATTAATTTCACTTGACAACCATGCCCAACTTAActttggtccatcacataaaatcccaataaaacctTTGCAATGCGCTGTACCTGAGCCATGGCCCCAGCAAAGAAGACGGTCCAGTCCAACATCCAGCTGCATCCAGGTGTGTTTAGACCATAGAGAAGAACGCTCACCATGGGCACCGCATAGAAGAAATACACCAGCATCTGTAACAAACGAGACCCAATACGCTTTCTGAACAGGATCTATCCGCCTAATCTTCGCCCCAGAATCATTTTTAGTCTCCGGACTGACCATAACCCTGGGGAAGCCAGCTGGGTCCTTGAGGTACGGCTCATACTGATAGATGTAGGTGAAACAGGCATCCAGAGGACAGTCCAACACCACCTGGAGCAAAACAGCATGACAAGCATTCAAACCTGTGACCCCGTGTGTCTGCTTGACTAAAATTAGCAGAAGGAGTCAGGCCTGTGCTGCTTTACTTACAAAGCCTCTGAACACAAAGAAGGCCACGGCTCCCAGCAGGAGGAGCGACAGCAGCAGGTCGGCAGGTCGGGACAGCAGACTCTTCTTCTGCTCCGCCGCAGTCTGACCAGCAAAAACAACGAAGCTCAACGCTGCTACTGAACGTAGCGCATCTGTTATAATCTAATACTGTGAACGAACGCCAGTGAACTTATTTATTGCCAATTTATGTTCCTGTTTTCCAGTTGAATACAGTGAAGGGTTAGAAAGAGGAATTTTggcaataacaataataataatcatctgatTTGGTGGTCCATTTAGCAAAGCTGGACATTTTTatccaatattccaataaaaaggaaataaaaatcactGCATTAGAGCAGAACAAATATAAAGCAACACTATCATAAAGCCCATGTTCCTCCCAATGCTCAACATTTGCATCAACGCTCTTGAACTTCTttcattatctaaaaaaaacaaaaaccctgaatgtctactgtttaaaaaaaatcagcctaGTATATTACCAAAATGTTTAGGcaggtcattttaaaaagttggaaTAACTCAAAGTTATAAAGATGTCTGAAAGATTCAGGGCAACATCAAACACTACCAGCTTGAGGAAAACGTTATAATTACGAGCGTCTAAATTCTAAAAGTTTCTCAATTTGTATAcaggatctaaaaaaaaaccaacaataaaataaactaaaatcttGAGTGAAATGAACCAATCCTAGTCTTACAGTGCAGAGGGGAATTTTACCTTGTCTGCTGTGACCACGGGCATCTCCTTCGGTCTGCTAAAGAGCTGCGATGCCGCCCAGAAGGGCACCAAGAAGAAAGGGACATTCCTCCAAAAGGCCGGCTGGATGTTAGACCCATACTTGCCTGCACAAAATTAGACCctcataaataaacatttgcatACGGAGACATTCGGACGAATCGGAGAGAGTTAAATCTTTAGCATCTCTCACCAATTACCACCCCTGGAATAACGACAATCTGATTGGCGATGGCGGACCCAGCCCACAACAGACCCAGGCTTCGGAAGGACTTCCTGTAAAAGAAACCACAGGATCCGTCAGAGGCGAACACGCAGCGGGGAACAGCTGTGATGGATTTGGTGCAGCGGCTCACCCTGCAAACATGCGGTGAATGATAGTGAGCAAGAGGATGAGGTGCACAACCTCCCAATAAGACATCATCACAGCGTAGGCGGTGCCAAGATGAGGCTCACCCTGTAGAGAAAAAGAATGTGGTGACGTTGtttgaaaattaataaataaaacaagatacTTAATAACCGAGGGGTTGGGAAAAGAAAACTGAGCTTGGTCACCTCACCATTTTTAGGTAGAAGGCCATGAAGCCGGAGATGAAGCCGTCTTGTTCTAAAGCATTGGTCAATCCCACCATGCAGCTCAGGGTAAACTCCGCAAAAACTACACATGCAGAGAGAAGCAATGAAATGACCGCACTACCTGGTTTTTCAGCACATTAGCATATAGTGGCAGGCCTGTACCGTAGAACAGAGGGTCCACTTTAGTTTTGTGTTGCACTGTGAGGATGAGCAGAAGAAGGACGGATCCCAGGACAAACATTCCCATTCCCATGATAGGAAGAGGTCTGTGGTGACAGAGAGGGCAACAGCTTTCCTGAGCAAGTTCAACATTTATCCAAAacaagcaaataataataacggtctgtttaaaaaaaatacttcatacTTAGTTTTATGTTTGGGTAATTGTTGCCTGCTGCCAAAAACGATCAGCTATCAGGGTTCAGACCTTCATTACAACTTGAACTACTTACATTTTTAACTGAAACATAAAATTGATAGATTCATAATACATGTAGTAAAAAAGtagaaatgtcaggcttctaaACAGTATTATGTTCATTTCTCTACACTGGTTGGGGCTCCTTTCACATGATTTACGGCAGCACTGCTTAATCATCAACAAtacaagaaacaaaggcttgaCATTTTTCACTCTATGTGGAACGAATCCACATAATatatcagtttcactttctaaaaTGACTGACAAGAAAtattcacaatattctaatttttttttttagatgtacctgtaaTTAAAAGGTGCAATAAGTCGCAAAGGAAAATAATTCAGTACAGCTCAATGTTTTCTCTTATTTTCACCATTGTCATTGATGAATAAACTGAGTTCCCATGGGAATAAATAACTTTCATAAAAAGATATTTACACAATCCTATTTACagtctgaagtaaaaaaaagcctcattgtttacatttttcaatgttATGTCATATCATTTTACTAATTAAACAGGTCAGTCTAGTTATAGGGAGtactaaaaatatttcatttttcttgTGAGCTGCAGTGAACTGGGCATAGACAACAAGCTACAGAAAGAAATAGATATTTTcataaattaaagttttgttgtttttccggGATTGAATTAGGGATGTCAAAAATATCCATACTATTAAAAGTACTGAGACTAAAACGTTGCATCCGGATACAATACTAGTTTAGCACGGTATTGACACTAAATCTTTTGCATACGAGGCAAACAAAGAAGGGAAACCCAGAGATCTTGACTGTGTGCAAACAGCGCTTTAAAATAGTGGCAACAAAgtcaagcagcacaacaaacGTGGCCAAACATCCCAAGGACCGACACCCTGGCCTTCATGATGAATTCCTACaggttaataaattaaagtccCTGTTCATACTTTAGTTTAATGCATTAAACGTATTACTGACGTTACTGCGGTGGTCCGCATTAATGTTGTGAAGGTGAGTTTTTCatgtcaataaaatattttttatgcctttaaatatttctctttatttatgcCCATGGAATGGAAAATGGGACTGAGTATCGAATATTTTCCCAGGGATGaatatcaagtttgaaattttatTATCATAACAACCCTAGTTTGAATAATTCGGTGTTCTCTTCATTTTTGTCCTTAAGGTTTAacaagaatctttttttttctagcggGCTTAAACAAATCCCTGCATCCCATTATAAACATCGAACAAAAgtgcattttaaagaatatttcatCTCTAAAAAAGGTTTGTTTGTTGCAGTGAATTGATTCAAAAAGTCTAACTCATTCAACAGATTATTGCACAGTGATATATTACAagctctgattttattttcattttgatgattaggACTTACGGCTGATTACAAACCATAATTGAGTTCCTCAGAAAATATGATCTttacataagaccaataaagaatcattttaaaatacacCTACTGACAATATGTCCATATGCTGTATAGTAaatgcactcaatacttggtgagtcctccttttgcatgaattattgCGTCAGTGgggcgtggcatggaggtggTTCAGCTGAGGTGTAATgaaagcccagattgctttgacagcggccttcaggtcatctgcattaCTGGATCTGGTATCAAAACTGACTTTGATCTAAAAGGAAGAACTTTGGACCACTGTCCTTTCACTTCAGGTAGGATACACTTTTGAGGCTGGCTCTGCAGGAGAGGCCTAGCACAAGGAACGTGACAGCTGTAGCTCATGACATGGAtacgtctgtgtgtggtggttcTCCAAGCTCCTGATTCCAATAGTAGCCCACACCTTGCACACCCCCCACCAGTGGTCATTCATTCAAAATCCCCTCAGCACTGTGGTTATCCCTGCAGCTTGCAaccttcttccttccactcaatctTCCATTAACACACACGGCACCATGTGAACGCCctgcttctttagcaatgatcCTGTTTTTCATTCGTACTGCCTGCTGGACAACAacgttttctttcattttgtaATACTGATTCTGTTCTGGTTTACATCAGCTGTGAACCATATTCATCCAAATGCACGGAAACAAACCTTTGAAATATGTCACTCTGTGTGGTAAATCTCCCTGCTTGATTTGAAGAGCACAAACTCAATCATATTCTAATTGTCAGAAAAGCCCCAATAGAGTTTGGGATGAGACGGAGATGATGGTGAACTTACTCCTGAAGCGCAGGGATCTTATTCATTGTGAATAAAACTCCAGGTCCCAACAGAGAGAGCAGAAACACGCTGACCTCCACCGGCGGCCTCATCCTTTCTTCCAAGCTCctgatgtctttttaaaaaaaaaaaaaaaactgctcagaTAGAAGCGTTTCCGGCTAAAGGTGCTTGTTGGCAGGGTAAAAAAGGCATGTCAAAAGCCCAGAGCCATCTCCAAGAGTGCGGCGGAGGGGAAGGAGAAGCTTTAAAGGAGCGTCACTCCTTGCCTTTTGATCAGTGATGAAGCAACGGCAGTGCTCCAACACGCCAGCTATCAGGTTGTAGGTTTCAAAGTTCAGCTGgggactcctcttcctctggtGCCTGTCATAAAGGAGGAAGGCCTCAAGGCGCGCTGCTGCCTCTCACAGGATTGTTCAGGTCAGGCTGATTCGTAAACAGCTGCTTCAAAAAGAACCTGAATGCTGTCTAACCTTGTGGTTTATTACAGCTACAATTTATTATTTCGACTCGACCCTGAGGTATGTTCCCTCATCTCTAGATCCAAACTAACTCTCTGTGTGCATCACACCTCAGCATGCGCCATTGGTGTTCTGTTCAGTCATCACATCATTGCTTTTGTTGCTTTGTCTAATCATgattagtatttttttcccccctaacgTCCTAAGTAAAAGAGCTGTTTCCCAAAGTGCATATACTAGGAACTGTTCAAGATGCAGATATTAAGGCATTTGCTTTCCGGATGTTTGCAAACACTGCCCCCTATTGGTGAGCCCCCTTTCATCAACCAGCTTCTCAAACTAATCCTTTGTGGCTGTTCTTCAAATAGATGGCACTGAAATCCATATAATGAACAATATTTTCATAGACAGTCAAACGAGCAAGGTTAGCTTCTGCATCTCCTTGAAAGACACCAATTATACAAACTATAAGCTTTAATTGAGCTACGTTCTGAAAATGACCTAATTAGCCTCCACAAGGTTCCCTCCCATGATCATTTATTGCTATGTGGttttggctttttatttgtACTAAATATTTCACAGTAATTGAAACAATATTCTAATAAAACCTAATTTTATATCATATTTCCCAAGAAGAGAGAGGAATATGGGCCTTTAAGATCTTTGAAAGTCAAACACTGATGATAAAGCTGTTGCATTTTTGGATCTCTTCAAGCATGAAACATCCTGCCTTTGAACTCACATGTGAccgaaatgttaaaatgttcttatttttatatatttattttgaacagCCATCCTCAGCTTGGTTCTAGTACAGCAATGATCTTAATAATCTAAGTTCTAATATAGCCTGTAAGATTTTGAATCCGACAGTCATGGAGAACTCTATTTACACCTGCCTCAATGTGTGTGAGTAAATTTctattttcaatatttcaaagtgtgttgtttttttatttaagaaagtCAGAGGCCAGAAAAGCGTAACTTAAGCCTTTGGGccatattttgttttaccattTGAGCTGTGGATGTTCATCAAAGATCTAAAGCTCTGCTgtggtttcctcccacagtccataaaGTAGCACGTTAGGACATGTTCCACTGTGTAGGTCCTGTGAAAGACCGATGCACCCTACCTTTTAACTCATAGCACAATAGAGGTAGGCAAAAgctgttggtgagaaagttgATTCAGAAGGGTTGAAAAACACGCAGCTGTGATGGAGCCCCGTCCACACGAAGACGAACACAcagtaaattattattaaacattaagaaaaaaatgtgcgTCCCCACAAGATGAGGCAGCACCACTTAAAACACTATAGGTACGCGGTGCCCATTGGTGGTACTGTGACACAGAAACATGCAACACTGGGTATGTGAGGACAACTCATGAGATAAAACAGCAACATTGCCGGGACTCAAACTCAAACATTTACACATGTTTAACATGATGTTTATGTGGGTTGGTATATGGACAGAGAGTAGATCAGGCGCGTTAAAAAGGAAGGGTCAGACAATCTAATCATGTTTCTGTGCGGGCGGGGCCTCAACAACAAGTAGCCAATAGACCAATAACTAAAACGGTGACTTGAAGGAAATAGAAGCAGCTAGTCTGACTGATAATTGGTGTCCCAttaaaacacttgaaaataTGTAATGTTCAACAGGagataaaacaatgtaaagacAGGATTTGGTGAAAGCTACTCATGTCTGTTTAGGGAGGGGGGTCTTCAGTCTTTTTCAGCCAAGGATCCTCTTCATGTGACACCTGGGGGCCTGAAATTTTCTTAATGGAGGGCTGTGCAAGTCCATGCTGGAGTCGGGGGCTCTTGACAAATCGTGTTCAGTTTGAATGCGATTTGAGCGCCAGGGGCCtctggtttacatgcaaagtgCATGGTGGATATGCATCAAGGAGCATTGAGGGGTCCTGCGGCGCGTTTCACCTGTCGGGTGCAGCACGTTTTGAGATTTCAAGCATTCGAGTGTCCGAAGCAGCAGATGCcagagttggaaaatctgaacttttgcagctggaAGCAGaaaatcaaccaatcagagatgTTAGGTAGTGGCGGATTTTCAAACGGATTCCATGAAAAGCTTGGAAGTTGACAAAGATGGACAAACTCATCGTCGCTTTATGTGCCCCTCCTATTATCTATTATTAGCGAGGAAATTGGGATCTTGGGTAAGTTATCAAAACTTTTAACGCAATAAATATTTCCCTGCATTtgaggaaaagaacagggtagCTCCTCCCAATGCGCATCAGACTAGTCTGTCCACACTTTGCACAGTGCGTCCAGGTTTGGACGCCTATTTGAAGCTCAAATCTCGTTCGGCCTGAACGCAGCATAAATCTCTCGACCCCCTGCAGTACCTGTGTGACCCTCCCTAGGGCTCCCCATGTTGAAGACCTCTGGTTGGAGGAGTAAGTGCAGTGTGTTCCCCAAGTTACTTTGTAGATTTGAACCCTGCACCTTATGGCTTTGTGAGAATGGTCTAGTAGTGTGTTTTCATGCAGAGCTCTATTTCTTTGGTTTTGCTTTCTAATACGGTACAGCTGGTGGATTGTTGAGGTGCACATGTTGAGCCTGTGATGCCAGAGGCCGAGCTGCACATTCTGTCTTATCTCCGGTGGTCCCTGCGGTTCATTCAAGGATCCGTCCGTCCCGCTTGATGTACGATTAAGAACTCCTGCGTCTgatgttttcagtcttgattaaATTGTGGATTAGATCGGACGGAGTACATAACGTCCCGAACCAAG
This genomic window from Fundulus heteroclitus isolate FHET01 chromosome 6, MU-UCD_Fhet_4.1, whole genome shotgun sequence contains:
- the zgc:85843 gene encoding transmembrane 6 superfamily member 2 produces the protein MRPPVEVSVFLLSLLGPGVLFTMNKIPALQEPLPIMGMGMFVLGSVLLLLILTVQHKTKVDPLFYVFAEFTLSCMVGLTNALEQDGFISGFMAFYLKMGEPHLGTAYAVMMSYWEVVHLILLLTIIHRMFAGKSFRSLGLLWAGSAIANQIVVIPGVVIGKYGSNIQPAFWRNVPFFLVPFWAASQLFSRPKEMPVVTADKTAAEQKKSLLSRPADLLLSLLLLGAVAFFVFRGFVVLDCPLDACFTYIYQYEPYLKDPAGFPRVMMLVYFFYAVPMVSVLLYGLNTPGCSWMLDWTVFFAGAMAQTQWCHIGASLHSSTPFTYRTPADKRWPVIALNVLLAIVPPLLALRCRANPAYFMKPVPKGQSNDDKKKN